Within Desulfurobacterium thermolithotrophum DSM 11699, the genomic segment GTTTAAGATTCCAAATCTTTCAATATCGTACTTTGGAGCAAGACATGCCAAAATCTCAACATCACAACCATTACAACTTCCAGTATTATAGTGGAGTATCCAAGGAGACTTTGTTCTATACTTTTTTAGATTCATCTTAAGCCCTCCAGAGTGCTAATAGCATCAAGTTAATAACAACTAAAGGAATTAAAATGTACCAGTGAAAAGAAACCATTTGTCTAAATGTCACTCTTGCAGTAGAGTTATCGATAAGATTAACTATAAAGAAGGATAGAACAACTAAAATTGCTCCAAGCAAGTAGTTGCTTCCAGCAAAGAGAAAAACAAAGAAAAACGCATAAATGTACTCTATCCACTTTGCTGTATATACAGCTTCATAAAACTTGCCTGAATACTCTATTTCAGGTCCACCTATGATTTCTTGGTGAGCTTCAGCAATATCAAATGGAGATTTCTTTAAAACAGCTGGAAGAGAAAGAATGAATGCAATAAAAACAAGAGGAAGCGATAAAATAGGAACGGTGTCTGTCTTAAGAAGTTCTGAAACCTGAAAAGTTCCTGTTACAAGGTATAATCCTGCTGCAGTAAGAACAAAAATAGGTTCGTAAGCAAGCATATGAATAAGTTCTCTCATAGCTCCAACTACAGAATATGGAGATCTTACGCTAAATCCTCCTACCACCAGAAAGGCAAGTGAAAGAACGTGGAAGAATATGGCTATTAGAATATCTCCTCCTGAAAGAAGGACATAAAGAGAAAACCATGTTCCAACTAAATACATAATTCCCATAAAGGCATGGAAGGAGTGTATCATAATGGATCTTTTATCCATAAGCTTAAGAAAGTCATAAAAGGGCTGAAGAAGTGGAGGACCTTGACGATTTTGCATTCTTGCTCTCACAATCCTTTCAAATCCGTAAATTAATCCCCCTATCACTGGAGAAAGTAACGTCAAAATCAGAGAGAGTTCCTTGCTCATACTAAACCACCTCCCAGAACAAGAGTAAGAACAAAGAGAGCAACAGCAGTAGTTTCGATAAATGGCTCTATTTTAGATACACAGAAAAAGTTATAAGTTCCAATGTTTAAAGGTATATTCTCTCCACAAGTATATTCGTAAACTTTGTCTGCCTTAAAGTGAACAAAGTAGGCAAAGATAGGAACTACCATAAGTAAAATAATAGCTCCCACAATTTGCCAACCGTAAAGCTG encodes:
- a CDS encoding respiratory chain complex I subunit 1 family protein; protein product: MSKELSLILTLLSPVIGGLIYGFERIVRARMQNRQGPPLLQPFYDFLKLMDKRSIMIHSFHAFMGIMYLVGTWFSLYVLLSGGDILIAIFFHVLSLAFLVVGGFSVRSPYSVVGAMRELIHMLAYEPIFVLTAAGLYLVTGTFQVSELLKTDTVPILSLPLVFIAFILSLPAVLKKSPFDIAEAHQEIIGGPEIEYSGKFYEAVYTAKWIEYIYAFFFVFLFAGSNYLLGAILVVLSFFIVNLIDNSTARVTFRQMVSFHWYILIPLVVINLMLLALWRA